In the Chroococcidiopsis sp. SAG 2025 genome, one interval contains:
- a CDS encoding substrate-binding domain-containing protein, producing MKQSKARKSITLLDVARAAGVSRTTVSNAFNRPDQLSPEVQQKVLAVAKEMGYAGPNPMARMLRTGQTGAIGLIFSEALPYAFNDPVSIAFLQGVSKVCERVKASLLIVPALDSDVAQQTIQQAAVDGFILYCIPDESEAVVRVLERQLPVVAVDQPELKGVPFIGIDDRQAARTAALHLLSLNRRHLGIIAMDFHNDSYAGPVDAQRLKSAIFRNALYRWWGYADAIRDAGIDPTLVPIEESPNSNGVDGAFAAAIALLQRHPRPTGILAMSDILALGALRAAEHLGLKVPEDVAIVGFDGIPLTAQVRPALTTIQQPLVEKGAIAAEILLGIPNKKTTHILETKLIVRQSSSKGSRE from the coding sequence ATGAAGCAGAGTAAAGCTAGAAAATCCATCACGCTACTGGATGTTGCTAGAGCAGCAGGGGTATCTCGTACAACGGTATCAAATGCGTTTAATCGACCCGATCAACTTTCTCCAGAAGTTCAACAGAAAGTGCTAGCGGTGGCGAAGGAGATGGGTTATGCGGGTCCAAACCCGATGGCAAGAATGCTACGGACAGGACAAACAGGTGCAATCGGCTTGATATTTTCTGAAGCACTACCCTATGCTTTTAACGATCCGGTATCTATCGCCTTTTTGCAGGGAGTATCGAAAGTATGCGAACGGGTAAAAGCTAGTTTGTTGATCGTTCCAGCTTTAGACTCCGATGTTGCCCAACAGACAATTCAACAAGCAGCAGTAGACGGCTTCATCCTTTACTGTATTCCAGATGAAAGTGAGGCAGTCGTACGAGTTTTGGAACGACAGCTGCCTGTAGTGGCAGTCGATCAGCCAGAACTAAAAGGTGTACCCTTTATTGGCATTGACGATCGCCAAGCTGCTCGTACCGCAGCATTACATTTACTCAGTCTCAATCGCAGGCATTTAGGCATCATTGCAATGGATTTTCACAACGACTCCTATGCAGGTCCAGTTGATGCCCAACGACTCAAAAGCGCCATTTTTCGCAATGCATTATACCGCTGGTGGGGTTATGCTGATGCCATCCGAGACGCAGGTATCGACCCTACTCTTGTGCCAATCGAGGAGTCTCCCAACAGCAATGGTGTAGATGGGGCTTTTGCTGCGGCGATCGCTTTATTACAGCGACATCCCAGACCGACAGGAATTCTTGCCATGAGCGATATATTAGCGCTGGGGGCATTACGGGCAGCAGAACATCTAGGGTTAAAAGTTCCCGAAGACGTGGCAATTGTTGGCTTTGATGGTATTCCCCTTACCGCTCAAGTACGACCCGCGTTGACAACCATACAACAACCTTTAGTAGAAAAAGGCGCGATCGCGGCTGAAATTCTCTTAGGTATCCCCAATAAAAAAACAACTCATATCTTAGAGACAAAACTTATCGTCAGACAATCTTCCTCAAAAGGGAGTAGGGAGTAG
- a CDS encoding Crp/Fnr family transcriptional regulator, translated as MQATTEQLQQISIFSGLEPEQLAYLKPHTLVKNYLRGEIILHEGDRLPAKLFSVLSGTIQVKKTASTGKETILRTLSTGELFAAPSLFGDGISPATVVSDRDCQILTVDRAVLLEMIRQTPEIALRILVVMNDRLQHLHNAVHGLASERAIVRLARLIHTSVMEEGTESTTAGLCLRSRLPYYQIARSIGITYEECVRLFKQLQPIVSYHRGGQIVLRDRHKLEEIAAGD; from the coding sequence ATGCAGGCAACAACCGAACAATTGCAGCAAATCTCAATTTTTTCAGGTTTGGAACCAGAGCAACTGGCATATTTAAAACCACATACTTTAGTCAAAAACTATCTACGCGGAGAAATTATTCTCCATGAAGGCGATCGCCTACCTGCTAAACTCTTTTCAGTTCTTAGTGGAACAATTCAGGTTAAGAAAACCGCTTCTACGGGTAAAGAAACTATTCTGCGAACCTTATCAACAGGAGAATTATTCGCTGCACCTTCCCTATTTGGTGATGGAATTTCACCTGCAACCGTGGTGAGCGATCGCGACTGCCAAATTCTCACCGTCGATCGCGCTGTACTCCTAGAAATGATTCGCCAAACTCCAGAAATTGCCCTGCGGATTTTAGTTGTGATGAACGATCGCCTGCAACATCTGCACAATGCCGTTCATGGATTAGCATCAGAACGAGCGATCGTGCGGCTGGCGCGGTTAATTCATACTTCTGTGATGGAGGAAGGCACGGAGTCAACAACAGCAGGGCTATGCTTGCGATCGCGCCTTCCTTATTATCAAATCGCCCGCAGCATTGGCATTACCTATGAAGAATGCGTGCGTTTGTTCAAACAGTTGCAACCAATTGTTAGCTATCATCGCGGTGGCCAAATCGTGTTGCGCGATCGCCACAAGCTAGAAGAGATTGCGGCAGGTGATTGA
- a CDS encoding DNA-binding protein: MKILPLRLKPNQDLRQSLKDFAQTQNIEAGFILTAIGSLKQAAIRFADREELTILHDKFEILSLNGTVANTGVHLHIVISDRNGKTIGGHLTDGCIIYTTAEIVIGVSEEFRFLRYTDPETGYLELKINF, from the coding sequence ATGAAGATTCTTCCTCTCCGACTCAAGCCCAACCAAGATTTAAGACAAAGTTTAAAAGACTTCGCTCAGACACAGAATATTGAAGCAGGGTTTATTTTAACTGCAATTGGGAGTTTGAAGCAAGCAGCGATTCGCTTTGCTGATCGCGAGGAACTTACAATATTGCACGATAAATTTGAAATTCTTTCTCTGAATGGCACGGTTGCTAATACAGGCGTTCATCTACATATCGTCATTAGCGATCGCAATGGAAAAACGATTGGCGGGCATTTAACTGATGGTTGCATTATTTACACCACTGCTGAAATAGTTATTGGTGTAAGTGAAGAATTTCGTTTTCTTAGATACACAGATCCAGAAACGGGTTATTTAGAATTAAAAATTAATTTTTAA
- a CDS encoding transposase, translated as MIAAQENTTTSQVETLARLYLEGKPAEISAEAIARMCDWLMGKFQQLPLNLQFSDYMRYDNSKQMFADIERGHLWVSADSYDSSIYPNPIYGFIFLAMHDYDHYLTGSDFTLEGEIAAYNAAAKRAPSLTIQKILYSEIVLRSAAHLFLGHAPTHKVVFP; from the coding sequence ATGATAGCCGCTCAAGAAAATACAACTACGTCTCAAGTCGAAACCCTTGCCAGACTTTATCTAGAAGGTAAACCTGCTGAAATTTCGGCTGAAGCGATCGCGAGGATGTGCGATTGGCTGATGGGTAAGTTTCAACAACTGCCCCTGAATCTGCAATTTTCAGACTATATGCGCTATGACAATTCTAAACAGATGTTTGCCGATATTGAACGAGGTCATCTCTGGGTTTCTGCTGATAGCTACGATAGCTCTATTTACCCCAACCCGATCTACGGCTTTATCTTCTTGGCAATGCACGATTACGATCACTATCTGACTGGAAGTGATTTCACCCTAGAAGGAGAAATCGCCGCTTACAATGCCGCAGCCAAACGCGCACCGAGTTTAACTATTCAGAAGATTCTATATTCGGAAATTGTCTTGCGATCGGCAGCACATTTATTTTTAGGTCATGCACCCACTCACAAAGTTGTTTTCCCATAA
- a CDS encoding di-heme oxidoredictase family protein, with product MRWRKRFSLFGLLLVVSLTAVLLSTNLLAPKLTLATEALLQPAPTQPLGYYDYFGKLLTPQAAEKLVRKKGLDPSAPGAFERIGAVRITQQLIEAGDDIFLNRKVGDTLGIQGVLGFGTGLARIQPELIAAIQKLGGRPTTNLQLTLQQDLKLGSHFYAKGSTLDTGLDVLLGATFPIGLKPDGNFTCAVCHDITSQFGDRLKGVPNGDLNVRFLIALAPNSTAGFARLNLDPLDPKYQGNGKAIVDSRGNLVTLPDPQKFEDAFDDTLLDVPFGHFESSPDGINNTTQIPSVFTFKSGPYFFDGQFAIGPFAGLSATGNGVHSSEGNLLAAAQLSAETLGLDPEVYLGVVLQNAADPRLRLPEGVRVKPSEWLRQVAPDPRQAELEDQIPAPGAGTYPNLRPSLFTYNGAIFSPDSFAQNDIASGPFLFADNAMAAFQNSLVPPPNRTQENITALKNGSVRRGAQVFQRANCATCHAPPFFTDNKIYPLKELGNNSARARSRLALKDVLVPPKLYTLNNPVPVPANAEVLDVPTEGISDSPTTLPKGFLPDGGYKTLSLRGVYLSAPYLHDGGVAVRAGSLKIQSNGSFTVVDRTGLGLTGTLSIGQSADSASSLRALLDRQLRNQVIAANQANPALVRSNLDGTGHEFYIDKTTGFTPAQQTDLINFLLALDEDPGRF from the coding sequence ATGCGTTGGCGGAAGCGATTTTCTCTGTTTGGCTTGTTACTAGTAGTGAGTTTAACTGCGGTATTGCTATCGACAAACTTACTAGCTCCGAAGCTGACTCTTGCCACAGAAGCCCTGCTACAACCTGCCCCAACTCAACCGCTTGGTTACTACGACTATTTTGGAAAATTACTCACCCCGCAAGCAGCCGAGAAACTCGTGCGCAAAAAGGGTCTAGACCCGAGCGCTCCTGGCGCTTTTGAACGAATTGGCGCTGTTCGGATTACCCAACAGTTGATAGAAGCTGGGGATGATATTTTCCTCAATCGCAAAGTTGGTGACACGCTGGGAATTCAAGGTGTCCTTGGTTTCGGTACGGGCTTAGCGCGGATTCAACCAGAGTTAATCGCAGCAATACAAAAATTAGGCGGGCGACCGACTACTAATTTACAACTTACCCTCCAGCAAGATTTAAAGTTGGGCAGTCATTTCTATGCCAAAGGAAGCACGCTCGATACTGGTTTGGATGTCCTTTTGGGAGCTACTTTCCCGATTGGTTTGAAGCCTGACGGCAACTTTACTTGTGCGGTATGCCATGACATTACATCTCAATTCGGCGATCGCCTCAAGGGAGTACCCAATGGCGATCTCAACGTTCGCTTTTTGATTGCGCTCGCACCCAACTCCACAGCAGGCTTTGCTCGCTTAAATCTCGACCCGCTCGACCCCAAATATCAAGGTAACGGTAAGGCGATCGTTGATAGTCGCGGCAATTTAGTCACTTTACCCGATCCGCAAAAGTTTGAGGATGCTTTCGATGATACCTTGCTAGACGTGCCTTTCGGTCACTTTGAGAGTTCTCCTGATGGCATCAACAACACCACTCAAATACCAAGCGTCTTCACTTTTAAGAGCGGTCCTTACTTTTTCGACGGGCAGTTTGCGATCGGTCCCTTTGCTGGATTAAGTGCTACTGGTAACGGCGTTCACTCATCTGAAGGTAATCTGCTAGCAGCAGCACAGCTCAGCGCCGAGACTTTGGGCTTAGATCCTGAAGTTTATTTAGGTGTTGTCCTACAAAATGCTGCCGATCCTCGCTTGCGTTTACCAGAAGGAGTACGGGTAAAACCTTCGGAATGGCTGCGCCAGGTTGCTCCTGACCCCAGACAAGCAGAACTAGAAGATCAGATTCCGGCTCCTGGTGCTGGTACGTATCCCAATTTGCGACCTAGCTTATTTACATACAATGGAGCGATTTTCAGCCCTGACAGCTTTGCTCAAAACGATATTGCTAGCGGACCCTTCTTATTTGCCGACAATGCTATGGCTGCCTTTCAAAATAGCCTAGTACCACCTCCCAATCGAACCCAAGAGAACATCACGGCACTGAAAAATGGTTCCGTGCGGCGCGGCGCTCAAGTCTTTCAACGAGCTAATTGCGCGACTTGTCACGCGCCTCCTTTCTTTACAGACAACAAAATTTACCCTTTGAAAGAATTAGGTAATAACTCAGCTCGCGCGCGATCGCGTCTTGCTTTGAAAGACGTGCTAGTACCACCCAAGCTCTACACGCTTAACAATCCCGTACCTGTCCCTGCTAATGCCGAAGTGTTAGACGTACCAACAGAGGGGATTAGCGACAGTCCAACCACTCTACCAAAAGGTTTCTTACCAGATGGCGGTTACAAGACTCTTTCCTTACGGGGAGTATATCTCAGCGCACCTTATCTGCATGATGGTGGAGTAGCAGTCAGAGCAGGCAGCTTGAAGATACAATCTAATGGCAGTTTTACGGTAGTCGATCGCACGGGTTTAGGTTTAACTGGAACCCTAAGCATCGGTCAATCTGCTGATAGTGCAAGTAGTTTACGTGCTTTACTAGATCGTCAATTACGCAATCAAGTTATTGCGGCTAATCAAGCTAATCCCGCTTTAGTACGCAGTAATTTAGATGGAACGGGACATGAATTTTATATAGACAAAACTACAGGATTTACTCCGGCACAGCAAACCGATTTAATTAATTTCTTACTTGCATTGGATGAGGATCCGGGTCGTTTTTAG
- a CDS encoding TetR/AcrR family transcriptional regulator, giving the protein MSRPQGQTLTKKAAIEAAIACLQQEGESALGVNRIARELGIQPPSMYKHFDGNRGLRRAVALEGWQRLVTACVNSSAESKDPQTSLKGVGRAMRGFARQNPALYTVVTSTQIELSDPDFMPIVQTVISFYTVILEPLGFSQDEIVHAVRMLHAAFHGFIEAEKAGLFLLPQSQDESYEWMMNKLIQVLIRS; this is encoded by the coding sequence ATGTCACGCCCACAAGGACAAACTCTAACTAAAAAAGCGGCAATTGAGGCGGCGATCGCCTGCTTGCAACAGGAAGGAGAGTCAGCTTTAGGCGTGAATCGCATTGCTAGAGAGCTTGGCATTCAACCTCCTTCCATGTACAAACATTTTGATGGAAATCGAGGTTTGCGTCGCGCCGTGGCTCTAGAAGGATGGCAACGATTAGTGACAGCCTGTGTCAACAGTAGTGCCGAGAGCAAAGACCCGCAAACTTCGCTCAAGGGTGTTGGTCGTGCTATGCGTGGATTTGCACGGCAAAATCCAGCACTGTATACAGTTGTGACGAGTACGCAAATAGAGTTAAGCGATCCAGACTTTATGCCAATCGTTCAGACTGTAATCTCTTTCTATACAGTCATTCTCGAACCCTTGGGTTTTAGTCAAGACGAAATCGTTCATGCAGTGAGGATGTTACACGCTGCATTTCACGGCTTTATTGAAGCTGAAAAAGCAGGTTTATTTCTGCTACCTCAATCCCAAGACGAAAGCTATGAATGGATGATGAACAAACTGATCCAGGTGCTGATTCGTTCTTGA
- a CDS encoding GNAT family N-acetyltransferase: MWQAGLFTLPFQIGLRAFWRQMMLLSKIEKIHKRNMPERHWYLELLGVEPSHQGQGIGSALLQPILQQADLERIPCYLETFSEKNVYFYRQHGFQVLKTIDMPEVNLHLWTMKREPQ, encoded by the coding sequence ATGTGGCAAGCTGGCTTATTTACACTCCCTTTTCAAATTGGACTGAGAGCATTTTGGCGACAGATGATGCTATTAAGCAAAATCGAGAAAATCCACAAACGTAATATGCCAGAACGTCACTGGTATTTGGAGTTGCTTGGCGTGGAACCATCTCATCAAGGACAAGGAATCGGCAGTGCGCTGTTGCAACCGATCTTACAGCAAGCCGATTTAGAAAGAATACCTTGCTACTTAGAAACTTTCTCTGAGAAAAACGTTTACTTTTATCGCCAGCATGGTTTTCAAGTGCTGAAAACTATCGATATGCCAGAAGTTAATCTGCATTTATGGACAATGAAACGAGAACCACAGTAA
- a CDS encoding Rieske 2Fe-2S domain-containing protein has translation METAERNITAHLEQPEQMLAGGTDPAFFDCQEVWYPVHYVQDLDKSKPTPFTLLGQNIVIWWEQQAGCWRVFEDKCPHRLAPLSQGRIAEDGLLECPYHGWAFAGAGDCQRIPQQVVGQAVTSPRACVRSLPTTVKQGLLFVYPGKAENATKTKVPVIEPLEESLEGWVCIDTFRDLPYDALTLMENVLDASHVPFTHHRSVGNRANASSVELEVVESGKHGFTGVWQEGPRRGTLGRQDTTFVAPGLMWHDLTSKQFGRTLTAVYATPIRKGECRLFARFPFKFASKLPGWIIKLTPRWYSHLGQNSVLEDDQIFLHYQERYLEAGGGSGNFTKAFYLPTQADAFVVELRQWVNRYNANPFPGETLPPALSTAQLLDRDRSHTSKCASCRAALANLQRLRLGLAIVAAVIAIINPPLTLFLGENAATGSLLLTAVALILGAVWLWLGSVEKQFYQGREIPLRNLPEKKRSRH, from the coding sequence ATGGAAACAGCAGAGAGAAATATTACGGCGCATTTAGAACAACCTGAGCAAATGCTTGCAGGCGGAACTGACCCAGCATTTTTTGACTGCCAAGAAGTATGGTATCCCGTCCATTACGTGCAAGATTTGGATAAATCTAAGCCCACACCATTTACTCTATTGGGACAAAATATTGTGATTTGGTGGGAGCAGCAAGCTGGTTGCTGGCGCGTGTTTGAGGATAAATGCCCTCATCGCCTCGCGCCTCTGTCGCAAGGGAGAATAGCTGAGGATGGGTTGTTAGAATGCCCTTACCACGGATGGGCGTTTGCTGGTGCGGGAGACTGTCAGCGCATTCCGCAACAGGTAGTAGGTCAAGCAGTGACTTCTCCGAGAGCCTGCGTGCGATCGCTTCCTACAACAGTAAAGCAAGGGCTGCTGTTTGTCTATCCTGGGAAAGCTGAGAATGCAACCAAGACTAAAGTTCCTGTCATTGAACCCTTGGAAGAATCCTTAGAGGGATGGGTTTGTATCGATACATTTCGCGACTTACCCTATGATGCACTAACGCTAATGGAAAATGTCTTGGACGCTAGCCACGTTCCTTTTACTCATCACCGTTCTGTAGGGAATAGGGCGAATGCCAGTTCGGTAGAATTGGAGGTAGTCGAGTCTGGCAAGCACGGTTTTACAGGGGTGTGGCAGGAAGGACCTCGACGCGGAACTTTAGGACGGCAAGACACGACTTTTGTAGCTCCAGGGTTGATGTGGCACGACTTGACATCAAAGCAATTTGGGCGAACGCTCACTGCTGTCTACGCTACTCCAATTCGCAAGGGTGAGTGTCGGCTATTTGCCCGTTTTCCGTTTAAATTTGCTTCTAAATTGCCTGGTTGGATAATTAAGCTCACACCCCGCTGGTATTCTCATTTGGGGCAAAACTCTGTTTTGGAGGACGATCAAATTTTTCTGCATTACCAAGAGCGATATCTCGAAGCAGGTGGGGGGAGTGGTAATTTTACTAAAGCTTTTTATCTACCGACTCAGGCTGATGCTTTCGTGGTTGAGTTGCGTCAGTGGGTTAATCGGTATAATGCTAATCCATTCCCAGGGGAAACTTTACCACCGGCGTTATCAACAGCACAGTTGTTAGATCGCGATCGCTCTCATACTTCTAAATGTGCTAGTTGTAGAGCAGCACTGGCAAATCTTCAACGCCTGCGGTTAGGACTCGCGATTGTTGCAGCAGTCATCGCAATTATCAATCCACCTCTGACTCTGTTTTTAGGAGAAAATGCCGCTACAGGTTCGCTTCTGCTTACAGCAGTAGCTTTAATTCTAGGTGCGGTTTGGCTGTGGTTGGGTAGCGTAGAAAAGCAATTTTATCAAGGTCGAGAAATACCATTGCGTAATCTACCTGAGAAAAAGCGATCTCGCCATTAA
- a CDS encoding LptA/OstA family protein, whose translation MGDTICDALLNSVLPTLLMMPSVPAFCRPLFCWLWIVPATLAIASIFPPSIAKSQTPPPSQDASQSLTINSDIQEADSKSGIFTARGNVQIFYPARQIQATAAQAQYYQKERKIVLSGNVNVLQQGNSLKGESITYLIDQGRFIATPKANQQVRSTYIVNDTNPQTTTPAPATPNFKPKPPSSKPSAPATPRFNSKPTTSNPTAPK comes from the coding sequence ATGGGCGATACCATCTGTGATGCACTGCTTAACTCCGTGTTACCCACACTACTAATGATGCCTTCTGTACCCGCTTTTTGCCGTCCCCTTTTTTGCTGGCTCTGGATCGTACCCGCGACGCTAGCGATCGCTTCCATTTTCCCCCCATCAATTGCCAAAAGCCAAACTCCGCCACCGTCACAGGATGCTAGTCAATCTCTGACAATTAACTCTGACATTCAGGAAGCTGACTCCAAAAGTGGCATCTTTACAGCTCGCGGTAACGTACAAATATTTTATCCAGCTCGCCAAATTCAAGCTACGGCAGCCCAAGCGCAATATTATCAGAAAGAACGCAAAATCGTGTTGAGTGGTAACGTTAACGTGTTGCAGCAGGGTAACAGTCTTAAAGGAGAAAGTATTACTTATTTAATCGATCAAGGTCGCTTTATTGCCACACCCAAGGCAAATCAACAAGTGAGATCCACTTATATTGTGAACGACACTAATCCTCAAACTACCACTCCAGCCCCAGCTACTCCTAACTTTAAACCCAAACCACCTAGCTCAAAACCTTCAGCGCCAGCAACTCCCCGCTTTAACTCCAAACCTACCACCAGCAACCCAACTGCTCCGAAATGA
- the lptB gene encoding LPS export ABC transporter ATP-binding protein produces the protein MRFALENIYKSYKQRTVVNRVDISVSQGEVVGLLGPNGAGKTTTFYIATGIEKPDRGVVWLDDRDITTLPMHKRARLGIGYLAQEPSIFRHLSVQDNLLLVLEQTQVPRREWQTRLHTLLREFRLEKVAHTKGISVSGGERRRTELARALASGAEGPKFLFLDEPFAGVDPIAVAEIQGMVQKLRDRQIGILVTDHNVRETLAITDRAYIMREGQILAAGNADELYHNPLVRKYYLGQNFQL, from the coding sequence ATGAGATTTGCTCTAGAGAATATCTATAAATCCTACAAACAGCGTACTGTTGTGAATCGTGTCGATATTTCTGTTTCGCAGGGCGAAGTTGTTGGATTGCTCGGACCCAATGGTGCGGGAAAAACAACGACTTTTTATATTGCTACGGGAATAGAAAAACCCGACCGCGGCGTAGTTTGGTTGGATGACCGAGACATTACTACTTTACCCATGCACAAAAGAGCGCGGTTAGGTATCGGTTACTTAGCTCAAGAACCTAGTATATTTCGTCACTTAAGCGTACAAGATAATCTGCTTTTGGTACTGGAGCAAACTCAAGTACCGCGTCGGGAATGGCAAACTCGACTTCATACCCTGTTGCGGGAATTCCGACTGGAAAAAGTCGCCCATACGAAAGGAATTAGCGTTTCTGGGGGAGAAAGGCGCAGGACGGAACTTGCTAGAGCCTTAGCATCAGGAGCAGAAGGTCCGAAATTTTTATTCTTGGACGAGCCATTTGCTGGAGTTGACCCGATCGCAGTAGCAGAAATTCAAGGTATGGTACAAAAGCTACGCGATCGCCAAATTGGTATCTTAGTCACAGATCATAACGTCCGCGAAACTCTAGCCATTACGGATCGCGCCTATATCATGCGAGAGGGACAAATTTTAGCTGCTGGTAACGCGGATGAACTGTATCATAACCCCTTAGTACGGAAATACTATCTCGGTCAAAATTTTCAGTTGTAA
- a CDS encoding LptF/LptG family permease, with protein MTFAKHKRFKAFQLLVPKPALMDRYIAAELIPPFLFGVGAFSSVLVAVGTVFELVRRVVESGLPISIAFNVFLLKLPSFVVLAFPMSTLLAALMTYSRLSSDSELTALRSCGVSIYRLVLPALVLSTCVMGLTFLFNEQVVPAANYRATTTLTRALKEEKPQFQEQNIYYPEYQEIELADGREVKRLTRLFYADAFDGQRMRGLTIIDRSRGDLNQIVVSDSAEWNPKQNKWDFYNGTIYLVAPDSSYRNIVRFEHQQLQLPRTPLDVAANTRDSDEMNIAQVSEQLQVAMMSGNEQKIRRYSLRIQEKIAFPFICTIFGLVGATLGTNPKRKGRATSFGISVIIIFSYYMLLFMCDALGLSGVLSPWLAAWLPNMFGFATAGFLLFRADR; from the coding sequence ATGACATTTGCCAAACACAAACGCTTCAAAGCCTTTCAATTGCTGGTTCCCAAGCCAGCACTGATGGATCGCTACATTGCGGCTGAGTTAATCCCACCGTTTTTATTTGGCGTAGGAGCTTTCTCTTCAGTCTTAGTAGCAGTTGGTACAGTGTTTGAGCTGGTGCGGAGGGTGGTGGAATCGGGACTCCCGATCTCGATCGCGTTTAACGTATTTCTCTTAAAGCTACCGTCTTTTGTCGTGCTGGCTTTTCCTATGTCCACTCTCCTAGCAGCTTTAATGACTTACAGTCGGCTGTCTAGCGATAGCGAACTAACGGCTCTACGTAGTTGTGGAGTCAGCATTTATCGACTGGTATTGCCCGCATTGGTACTGAGTACTTGTGTTATGGGTTTGACTTTTTTATTTAACGAGCAAGTCGTCCCAGCGGCTAACTATCGGGCTACAACGACTCTGACTAGAGCGCTGAAGGAAGAAAAACCCCAATTTCAAGAACAAAACATTTACTATCCAGAATATCAGGAAATCGAGCTAGCAGATGGCAGAGAGGTTAAGCGATTAACTCGTCTATTCTATGCTGATGCCTTTGACGGGCAACGGATGAGGGGTTTGACAATCATCGATCGCTCCCGTGGCGATCTCAACCAAATTGTGGTGTCAGATTCAGCCGAGTGGAACCCCAAACAGAATAAGTGGGATTTTTATAATGGCACGATCTATCTAGTTGCACCTGACAGTTCCTATCGCAATATTGTCCGGTTTGAACACCAGCAGTTACAACTACCGCGCACCCCTTTAGATGTTGCTGCTAACACCCGCGATTCGGATGAGATGAATATTGCTCAAGTCAGCGAACAATTGCAAGTCGCGATGATGAGTGGTAACGAACAAAAAATCCGCCGTTACAGCCTGCGGATTCAAGAAAAAATTGCTTTTCCATTTATTTGCACTATCTTTGGCTTAGTAGGTGCAACTCTAGGGACTAATCCTAAGCGTAAAGGTCGAGCAACCAGTTTTGGAATTAGCGTCATTATTATTTTCAGTTACTATATGTTGCTCTTTATGTGTGATGCTTTGGGTTTATCTGGCGTTCTCTCCCCGTGGTTAGCAGCATGGCTACCCAATATGTTTGGTTTTGCCACGGCTGGCTTTCTCTTATTCCGTGCCGATCGATGA
- a CDS encoding DUF4278 domain-containing protein: MKLSYRGVSYEHNSPQIETMTGAAGGTYRGATWNHQYLRHIPVPQPKVDLKYRGVAYSTGDPIDVEVVRLRREYTQVNGATANTTAIATKQKPAKSDRQQVLKELHSTHLDHLRRNLERRLQIARDKGDNHLIQLLEAESRQLA, translated from the coding sequence ATGAAACTCTCATATCGCGGTGTCAGTTACGAACACAATTCACCCCAAATAGAAACTATGACAGGCGCAGCTGGCGGAACGTATCGCGGTGCAACCTGGAACCATCAATATCTCAGACATATTCCCGTACCGCAGCCCAAAGTTGACTTGAAGTATCGCGGTGTTGCTTATTCCACTGGCGATCCAATCGATGTAGAAGTTGTGCGGTTGCGGCGAGAATACACGCAAGTCAATGGAGCAACTGCGAATACGACAGCGATCGCTACTAAACAAAAGCCAGCTAAGAGCGATCGCCAGCAGGTGTTGAAAGAACTACACAGCACTCATCTAGATCACTTGCGTCGTAACTTAGAACGACGGCTGCAAATAGCTAGAGACAAAGGTGACAACCACCTGATTCAATTGCTCGAAGCTGAATCGAGACAGTTAGCATAA